The Zobellia alginiliquefaciens genome contains a region encoding:
- a CDS encoding ATP-binding protein, with the protein MEKKFEQEPSDVVKVVLFGPESTGKTTLSDQLARYYNTVWVPEYAREYLQDKWNNERKTCEPKDLLPIAAGQMKIENQLAKKASEVLICDTDLLETKVYSEAYYLGYCDPALEKHALNNHYDLYLLTYIDVPWVGDDLRDKPNERERMFDYFKETLQKYDRNFIILKGNRKERLETAVKHIDKLLKNKLDDTNRK; encoded by the coding sequence ATGGAAAAAAAGTTTGAACAAGAGCCCTCAGACGTTGTTAAAGTAGTGCTGTTCGGTCCTGAATCTACGGGTAAGACTACGCTTTCAGATCAGTTGGCACGGTATTACAATACAGTTTGGGTACCGGAGTACGCTAGGGAATATCTACAGGACAAATGGAACAACGAACGAAAGACGTGCGAACCCAAAGATCTCTTACCTATTGCAGCGGGACAGATGAAAATAGAGAACCAATTGGCTAAAAAAGCTTCCGAAGTTCTTATTTGTGATACGGATTTGTTAGAGACCAAGGTATATTCAGAAGCGTATTATTTGGGTTATTGTGATCCTGCTTTGGAGAAGCATGCATTAAATAATCATTATGATTTGTATTTGCTTACGTATATAGATGTACCGTGGGTAGGCGATGATTTAAGGGATAAGCCGAACGAACGTGAACGAATGTTCGATTACTTTAAAGAAACCCTCCAAAAATATGATCGTAATTTTATTATATTGAAAGGTAATAGAAAAGAACGCCTAGAAACTGCTGTAAAGCATATAGATAAACTATTGAAGAATAAATTAGATGACACTAACAGAAAATGA
- a CDS encoding DUF4301 family protein has protein sequence MTLTENDLALLAKKGISEKKVHDQIETFKEGIPFVQLEKAATVGEGLSKFTEAEENTLIQKFDASKSDLSLLKFVPASGAASRMFKALFNFLDAYNPANETLDAYFERTGDKALKAFSEGMTNFAFYDLVKNRIAGKTSSKDEEVYLFVKEMMSEDALNYGFYPKGLLPFHNYGDYTATPFEEHLKEASVYAKTGDTAELHFTISEQHGDMFNTEFNEVKERVSAATNTSFKVSYSNQKPSTDNIAVDMQNEPFRNSDGSVLFRPGGHGALIENLNEQDADIIFIKNIDNVTVPKYATEVADSKKVLAGVLITAQEKAFNYAKNLDTDELTADQLDEIKSFLESDLNVRFSDSFSGFSIGEQIEILKDKINRPIRICGMVVNEGEPGGGPFWINDRNGNISLQIIESAQIDMDKEQQASILKNATHFNPVDLVCAVKNYKGEKYNLMNFVDVKQGFITGKTKEGRELKALELPGLWNGAMAFWNTIFVEVPSSTFNPVKTVNDLLRPAHQV, from the coding sequence ATGACACTAACAGAAAATGATTTGGCTTTACTGGCCAAAAAAGGAATTTCAGAAAAAAAGGTACATGACCAAATAGAAACTTTCAAAGAAGGTATACCGTTTGTGCAATTGGAAAAGGCCGCTACCGTTGGTGAAGGTCTTTCAAAATTTACCGAAGCCGAGGAAAATACACTAATACAAAAGTTTGATGCTTCTAAAAGTGATTTGTCTTTGTTGAAGTTTGTGCCGGCCTCTGGTGCTGCATCGCGTATGTTTAAAGCATTGTTTAATTTTTTGGATGCCTATAATCCTGCAAATGAAACCTTGGATGCCTATTTTGAGAGAACAGGAGATAAAGCGTTAAAAGCTTTCTCCGAAGGTATGACCAATTTTGCTTTCTATGATTTAGTAAAAAATCGCATTGCAGGTAAAACATCTTCCAAAGATGAAGAAGTTTATCTTTTTGTAAAAGAGATGATGTCCGAGGATGCGTTAAACTATGGTTTTTACCCTAAGGGATTGTTGCCCTTTCACAATTATGGAGATTATACCGCCACTCCTTTTGAGGAACATTTAAAGGAGGCATCCGTCTATGCAAAAACAGGCGATACGGCAGAGTTGCATTTTACGATAAGCGAGCAGCACGGAGATATGTTCAATACGGAATTCAATGAGGTAAAAGAACGGGTATCAGCGGCTACCAACACCTCTTTTAAAGTAAGTTACTCCAATCAAAAACCCTCTACGGATAACATTGCGGTAGATATGCAGAATGAACCTTTTAGAAATAGTGATGGTTCCGTTCTTTTTAGACCAGGTGGTCATGGTGCTTTAATAGAAAATTTGAATGAACAGGATGCAGATATAATTTTTATTAAGAATATTGATAATGTTACGGTGCCAAAATATGCAACAGAGGTTGCAGATAGTAAAAAGGTATTGGCAGGTGTTCTTATAACAGCTCAGGAAAAAGCGTTTAATTATGCTAAGAACTTAGATACGGATGAGCTTACTGCAGATCAGCTGGATGAAATAAAAAGTTTTTTAGAAAGTGATCTTAATGTTCGTTTTTCAGATAGCTTTTCTGGATTTAGCATAGGCGAACAGATTGAGATTTTAAAAGATAAGATCAATAGACCTATACGTATTTGTGGTATGGTGGTAAATGAAGGGGAACCAGGTGGAGGACCGTTTTGGATTAATGACAGAAACGGTAATATATCTCTTCAGATTATAGAGTCGGCACAAATAGATATGGATAAAGAACAACAGGCCAGTATTCTTAAAAATGCTACTCATTTTAACCCTGTAGACTTGGTTTGTGCGGTTAAGAACTATAAAGGAGAAAAATATAATCTTATGAACTTTGTAGATGTAAAACAAGGTTTTATTACGGGTAAAACAAAAGAAGGTAGGGAGTTGAAAGCGCTGGAACTTCCGGGACTGTGGAACGGTGCTATGGCTTTTTGGAATACTATTTTTGTAGAAGTACCTTCTTCTACTTTTAATCCTGTAAAGACGGTAAACGACTTGTTAAGACCTGCGCATCAGGTATAA
- the pnuC gene encoding nicotinamide riboside transporter PnuC: MNHFFDWIFAQYEGTAAYLVVLEIIGVIFGFLSVWFSKKENILVFPTGIISTAIFVYILLVFGLLGDMLINAYYFSMSIYGWYVWTRKIDDSHFIPITTTTSQEKKWTFLLFVGTVLFVCLVYLFFDKFNNWTAYIDTLTTAIFFVGMWLMAKKKLENWIYWIIGDIISVPLYWYKGLIFTSLQYFLFTIIAVYGYLAWKKSLNKSPQTLLK; this comes from the coding sequence ATGAACCATTTTTTTGATTGGATTTTTGCTCAGTATGAAGGCACGGCTGCGTACTTGGTTGTTTTAGAAATTATTGGGGTCATTTTTGGTTTTCTTAGCGTCTGGTTTTCTAAAAAAGAGAATATTCTTGTTTTTCCTACGGGTATAATCAGCACCGCTATCTTTGTCTATATCCTGTTGGTTTTTGGGCTTTTAGGAGATATGCTTATAAATGCCTATTATTTTTCAATGAGCATATATGGCTGGTATGTATGGACGAGAAAAATAGACGATTCCCATTTTATACCAATTACGACCACTACGTCCCAAGAAAAGAAATGGACATTCTTATTGTTTGTAGGTACTGTTCTTTTTGTCTGTTTGGTGTATTTGTTTTTTGATAAATTCAATAATTGGACGGCCTATATAGATACCCTTACTACTGCCATCTTTTTTGTGGGCATGTGGTTAATGGCTAAAAAGAAATTAGAAAATTGGATTTATTGGATCATTGGTGATATCATTAGCGTTCCTCTATATTGGTACAAAGGCCTTATATTTACTTCCCTGCAATATTTCTTGTTTACCATTATTGCAGTTTACGGTTATCTCGCATGGAAAAAAAGTTTGAACAAGAGCCCTCAGACGTTGTTAAAGTAG